Part of the Oncorhynchus masou masou isolate Uvic2021 chromosome 18, UVic_Omas_1.1, whole genome shotgun sequence genome, GCCTCGGCAACGCCTAAACGGAACTCTGACGACTTCTTCACTGTCACCTCCCAGTAGTGGCGGCCGCCTGTGATTCGCCCGTCTCCGAACACCACGGCCCAATCACGGAAGCGCTCAGGGTTCTGTTGGACATGGCTGGGGTCTAGGCCCAGGATGCGATAGATGACACCTGTGTCCTTCTTAAAGAGGTCCAGACTGCTGTGGGCTGTCCTGTCGTCCAACTTAAACTGCACgtctatagagagaaacagaatagAGAGCAAAAATTATTCATAGATATTGGCAACTGCAGAACGTTCTCTAGAGGGGCAAATACATATGCATGGTGAAAGTGGAGACATACATGACTTAATTAAGACATGTTAAAACGTTGTGATTTACCAGCAAATCGATTTAAGCTACTAAGGTAAGAAAGCCGAAATGCAGTTTACTAGTCCGTCCAACATGATGTAACCAAACTTTTCAAAGCTTGTAAACTTGGTGaaatgtcagatttcaaaacgaAAGTTAATTTACGCATGGAAACTTACACGTTAAGAATTACAACACAAGCAGCTGGTCACGAGCGCGGTCAGAATTCTTATTATGCAATCTCCCCTGCTCTGACCTCTAGTTTGCTATGAGCTGAAACTAAGGCAAAGGGCGCCTCACTCAGTGTCCACACGCAGTTCAAATTTCTACTCACTATTGCCTGCCGTTTGGGTAATATACCATCTTATCGCTGGAAGAAGTGTCCCACGTGTTTGTCTGCGGGACAATGCGCCCATAACTCGTCCTGCCAAGCGACAATATTGTCCCAAGCCAAGGGGCATCGCCATCTTTACTCACACAACAAAGCTATTTCCTTCTTGGTAAATCTTCAAACTATGATTCTTGCTAAATGGCGCCATCTACGGCACCGGAGAATggattgaacatgccatactggACTTAATTTACAATTGAAACCTGGTTAGGCGCTGTCCATGGTCCTTATTTGACTGGCGAAGTAACACTCAACACGTGGGCTATGTCCCGTGGTAGGACCTACAATTAGTTGTTTTAGattatagagtaccacagtaggagtcataatacccataaaacctaacggtcaaacaggaaatggttccaatcttTTTTCCAGCATTCATTTTTCCTATAGGGGATTTTATATAATCCTggcgtgatgttttgataactgtgtaaatctctctaggaagTGACTTATAGAGATATTCGCCTGTATTTACTCCCCCAAAattaaatgctaattagctgATAATTTGGTTATCATAaacaactacaaatgccatgatgatctggaagAGCATtccgaatcgaggcaaaggtaacaatctctggattaactatctaatgttagatagatgtagtaatgaataaattggctacatttctttaaaCTGACTATTCTGTGAACtatcttgtgcaagttttaaactGACACAATATCAGTAagcaaaggtgtcagctggaGATGACGTGCAGCTTGCAGAGATTTGTAgatttgcatgatgtctactttgatgctgaTTAGCAGTTTCGAATCTGAGAGGAAATAAAGGCAAATATATATTGAttaaagtcaccttgtccgagagagatttacatggttatcaaaacgtcacgccagggtaaacCTCCACGAAACGCAGCCCTTATGtaacggccgttggtggaagaaggtgaggaccaaggtgcagcgtggtacgtgttcatattGTTTAATAGGAATAGAACActgaaaatacaaaaaacaacaaagtgaacgaacgaaaccgaaacagttctgtctggtgcagaatacaaacactcaacagaaaaCAACTTCCCACAAAACCCACGTGGGCAAGAACTACcggagtatggttctcaatcggagacaacgatagaccatacctggccaaaaacaaagaaatacaaaaacatacaaaaaggaacattgaatgcccaccctagtcacaccctggccttaccaaaatagagaataaaagcctctccatggtcagggcgtgacaccttaTTTTAAGAGTTTCTAAAATCCCCAGTGGGAAAAAGTCATGGCGGAAAAATGactggaaccatttccctgtttgactgctagggTTTATGGGTATTATGAGACTTCCACGGTGGGGCTCTATTATGGCTCTGGCTATGTTGTTTTAAATGTTTGTTTCGTCATCTTACAGCCAACACATCAACatgaaatagattttttttgaCAACCATGCGTCACGAAGGGGGACAGGTGTTTCATTCAATGAAAAGAGGAAGATAACTATTGGCTTAATATAGACCTaattgttttcttggtgtgaggaaattgtctttatttttaagaatattcAGCCAGTCAATGACTTACAGGTGACAGAAGAGCCCCCAAAAACTTGTAATGTAGGGCAATGTCTAACCTTAGGCTACTTTGAATACAGAAATAGCTAGACTGTATTTCATTTTGAAATTCAAGCACCTAGTCCAAATGTCGATAGAGGTAGCTAGGACTGTCCCTTGATACTTTATACCAGTGTCAAGTGAAACACTAATTTAGCGAGGCTTTAAAAAGTGCTTGTCCATATCCCTTAGAGACTCTCGCATATTTAATGACACATAATATATATTTGGTTATATTAGTAAGACCTGAATTACTCCCACGTTACATTCATTTTTCATGCataaacagtgccttcagaaagtattcagactcctttccTTGTTCCATATTtggttgttacagcctgaattcaaaatgttttgtcaccatctacacacaataccccataatgacaaagtgaaaacctgtttttagaaatgtttgcaaatgtattgaaaatgaaataccgaaatatcaaatttacacaagtattcacacccctgagtcaatgcatgttggaatcacatttggcagcaattacagctgtgagactTTCTGGGTAAGTCACTAAGATCCTTATACACCTGCATTGAACAATATTTGTACATTAtcctttaaaaaaatgtcaaGCTCAGTCAAGTTGGTtgatgatcattgctagacagccattttcaagtcttgccatcgattttcaagccgatttaagtcaaaactgtaactcgggcactcaggaacattcaatgttgtcttggtaagcaactccagcgtacatttggccttgtgttttaggttattgtcctgctgaaaggttaatttgtctcccagtgtctgttggaaagcagactgaatcaggttttcctctaggattttgactgtgcttagctctatttcgTTGATTTTTATCattaaaaaaactccctagtccttgccaatgacaagcataccataacatgatgcagccaccaccatgcttgaaaatatgaagagtggcgtgttgtattggatttacccaaaacataacactttgtattcaggacatgaagttaatttctttgccaaatATTTCTAgtttgtacaggcttccttcttttcactctgtcacttAGATGAGTATTGTGGGGTAacttcaatgttgttgatccatcctcagtttttctccaatcacagccattaaactcagtGACTGTTTCAAACTCTTGTAACTGTTTCaaagttaccattggcctcatggtgaaatcgctgagctgttgtcttcctctctagcaactgagtttgaaggatgcctgtatctctGCAGTGAATGGGTgtagttaataacttcaccatgctcaaagggttattcaatgtctgcttttttaaacCCATCTTCCCAGTGGCGGTTCTACCTTGTATGGCTCCCTCCCTATTATTGCACACAAGAGTCCATGTCTACTGCTgtatttatttaggcttgccatagaacatgggttgaatacttattgacaagacatttcagcgtttcatttttatttacatttgtaAACGtttcgaaaaacataattccactttgacatgttGGGCTATTGTGTATAGGCCcgtgacaaaaaatatatataaatgtaatacattttaaattcgggctataacacaacaaaatgttgaacacTTCCTGTAGGCACTGTGCCCGTTGGGGGCTAAATGTGTCTTGGTTTATTGATGAACACGCATACAATACATACAATGTAGGCCTACAGTTGATCTCTTTAGTGCATATAGcgttagagagagagtgatgaaaaTGATGATATGGCGGGTGCGTTCTTTTGCGTTCTCCTATCATCTGTTTGCATGAGAGTTAATTTAGATCACAACTGCATGCCACAGTTCACACCTCTCAGTGTGGCGCAGGACTTGTCCTCTCGCTTGCACTCTGCTCTCACTGCGAGTGCTAGACAAATATGCACGAAGAAAAAAAACGCTCACGAGTCACGACCGACCAATGCAACAGCGAAGCCCTCAGTCCCACAGAACATCCCCTCGGACCTCTCCCTGCGGATATAACCGCGGTTCTGCCAAAAGACAGACACAAAGGAACGACGGATATGAATTCGTTTTCAACAGGGAGCTGAAGCTGGACCGTCAACACGGATGAGCCCTGTCTCACTCACTCCTCTTCATGCCTCCATGGCGTGCGTTTCCCCTTTTTTTTCAGTCAACAATTAATCAGAGACCAACGCTCGATGACCGAACGTGGTCCATATCTTTCACAGCTGTAACTGCTTTACGCAATTTGAGATCGGCTACCTGGACTTGACAAGACCGGACAGAAGCAGTGTTTCCGAAAACCGTCCAACGATCAAGACTTTTCTTGCGGAAAAGAGAAGCATTTTGGTGACTCATAGGCTACTCTTGAATTATTAGCTTTATGTTGACTCTTACTGAGAATTCATGCGCGCCTTGACTTCAATGTGGGACTCCTGCGTTTTTTGCATTCCGCCTTTTGGATGGTGATAACCACGCGACAGAAAATCCCGCGCTGGTTTCCCGCACGTTCTGGCAGTTAGTCGTTAAATAGCTATTACTTGCCTATTGCCAGGTGTATCGGAGATGCCACAGGTGCATGGTATGGATTTTATATGAAGCAGATGCTCAAAGTAACATATTATTCAGTGTACGAAATTGAACGAGTACATGATTCTGTAGCGTGTGTTTTTTTTATCAGCTTGGATAGATAGTTGAATACGGCTGTGAGGCGAAGTAATTTACCCGCCTTCTGAACTGCAAACAACTTCAATGTCCCTCCGCATTCTGTATAGCTATTAACCCAGGCTCTAACACAATGGACCTCAAAGTAGAATCAGAAGAAATGGACTGCAAAAAGCCACCCGCTATTGAAGTTTTTGCGCACAACTCAACGCTGCACGGAATTTCGCACATCTTCACCTATGAGCGAGTCTGCGTCAAGCGCTGTCTATGGGTTGTGTTCTTCCTGGGCTCCTTGACTTTATTAATGTTTGTGTGCGTGGACCGTATACACTTCTACCTGGAGTATCCGCACGTCACCAAACTGGACGAGATCTCGACCCCGATGATGGTGTTCCCCGCTGTCACGTTCTGCAACCTAAACTTTTTCCGCTTCAGTCACGTGACACGCAATGACCTGTACCACGCAGGGGAGCTACTCGCGCTGCTCAACCAGAGGTGCGTTGAACGTGTGACAAAATGTGGATTTGCAGTGGCACTCGATTCCCTATAAAATGTACTACGTTACGTTTTGTCTGGAGCCCTGAAATGGTACCTTATGCTCATGTGGCCCTGGATCAAACTAcagagggaatatggtgccattacAGATGCAGCCAAACATTTGAATTTATAACCATAGATCAGAGTCATAGTCGGGCAGTAGCCCTAGTTCCCTCAAAGGATTTGGTTCCCTTCGACTAATAATCCCATTCAGACTGTTTTGCTATGTGTGCCTAAAGAAGAGGATATGCAGTGTAGAGAGAGGTGTGCCACGTGATCTCCTGTGCAGAGCACAGTGCACACAGCTGTCACCAGTAGCCACCAGTTTGGTGTAAGATGTGTACGTTCAATTCAACAGTGCTGTACTGCAGGCCTATATTGTTAGCTTATTGACTTACAGATCCTCTCTGTGAGACATTCAGCCTTTACAATAGTCATGACAAGTCAGAGGCAGAACCGAATCAGTCATAAGTGAGACGAATGGGGAAGCTGGCAAGGTGCTCCGTCGTCTGTAACGGTGTTTGTGGCTCACATCCTCAGGATGCACTTTTTTCTCTCACTCCGATGCTTTGATTTCCTTACTGTTGGTGAGTCATGCCAGCCAGCCCCGCTTAGAGAGGAAGCCCTGATTTGTCTGGCCTTGGATGGATGAGCCGAGAGGGCTTTACTGTCACAAAACCCTGGagaagagcagcagcagcagctgtgaGAGGACGGTATTACCGCCTCGCTCACTGGTGCACAGCTCCGTGCCATCTCCAAGTTGGGGTAATGTGTGGGGGGTTAAGACGCTAGAGACAGACGTTGCTTTGCTCTGATTAACAGGAGCCAAAATGAAACCATATTTGTAAAGAATGCATTTGGCAGACTGCACTCCACAGTCTTTACTAAGTATTGTAATATTAGTCCCTGCATTCCATCAAACCCTTGGGATTCGTTATTACCCAATTCCACATCCGACACTcctaaagggttcttcagctgtccccatagaaagcgttctacctggaaccaaaaatgattcttcaaagggttctcatatggggataggcaaagaacccttttaggttcaagATACAACCTTTTTCCTAAGAGTGTATGGTTCCTTGTTGTTTCTACCAGGGATGACAGATAAGGTATAGTTGTCTGAAATGAAAATGGTTTATattgtacacactgtacagtgtGCGATGAAACATTGGCTTTCTAAGAGTGGgagcagggagtggaggaggtgtATCATATTTCCATGCAGACAAGAGTTTGACTAATACCTGCCTGAGACTGTGTGATTAACACACTGCTATCCCCATGgcgttttgatttgatttgataaggaTCCCCATTGGCAACAGCCTAGTCTAACTGTGGCCTGACACGTAGTGAAAGAGACATCACAGACAACAATGCTTTACGCTTTACAtacaaaaacataaatgtatgAACATCACAGACttgaaaaaaaaagaagagagacAACTAAAAACTGCACACAATTAAATAAGAACAACACAACTGAAGAATAataatgtgtgggtgtgtgtgtatggtgtcaGTATCGTCTCGCAAATGTCAGTGCTGATGGCTGATGAGACGATCACAGCAGGCACGTCTggctctccatccctccctgtttGATCGTGTTGCTGCCCGCCGGGCTCTGCAGCAACAGCTGATGCATTTCACCGACACACACAGCGTCTGAGGTGGAGCTACGGGAAAGACACAAGTGGTGGCAGGAAGAGGAAGGACTATCACTGGACAGAGGGAAAAATGACAGCAGAGAGACCGAGAAAAACCACGAGGGAGGGGAGCGAAGGGATATAGAATGAGGGAGCGGAGCGAAGGGATAGAATGAGGGAGTGGAGCGAAGGGATAGAATGAGGGAGTGGAGCGAAGGGATAGAATGAGGGAGTGGAGCGAAGGGATATAGAATGAGGGAGTGGAGCGAAGGGATAGAATGAGGGAGTGGAGCGAAGGGATAGAATGAGGGAGTGGAGCGAAGGGATAGAATGACGGAGTGGAGCGAAGGGATAGAATGAGGGAGTGGAGCGAAGGGATATAGAATGAGGGAGTGGAGCGAAGGGATATAGAATGAGGGAGTGGAGCGAAGGGATAGAATGAGGGAGGGGAGCGAAGTGATAGAATGAGGGAGTGGAGCGAAGGGATAGAATGAGGGAGCGGAGCGAAGGGATAGAATGAGGGAGGGGAGCGAAGTGATAGAATGAGGGAGTGGAGCGAAGGGATAGAATGAGGGAGCGGAGCGAAGGGATAGAATGAGGGAGTGGAGCGAAGGGATATAGAATGAGGGAGTGGAGCGAAGGGATAGAATGAGGGAGTGGAGCGAAGGGATATAGAATGAGGGAGTGGAGCGAAGGGATAGAATGAGGGAGTGGAGCGAAGGGATAGAATGAGGGAGTGGAGCGAAGGGATAGAATGAGGGAGAAGGTGAGAGATGGCTGTCGAAAGTGGGAGAGAAACACAAGAACTGACATAATTAGGGAATGTAAAAGAGGAAATCCAAAATAGTATGTTATAGGGCCCCGTAGGCACCAATGGGTTTGGTGGTCTGGTTTTCATTCAGGGGGAAACGTCCCATTTCATAATTTATGACAATTCCACACAGTCACTAGAACTGGCATTTACGTCATGGTGGTATGACTGATGAATGCTTTGTACAATGTACCATCTGGTACAGGTTTCTGCTTCTTGATTGAAATGGTCAGTCTTTGTGAATTAAGCTTTATGAATGAATACTTGTCTCCTTGTCCTCATTCTCAGGGGAAGAAACGTGTGTCACATTATCAAGAGGCCGCATTTCCAAGTAGTATCACATGACAGCAGACCCAGTAGCTGTTTGAAATGGTAGGCCGACATTATATCATCACGTGGGCACTTGTTCTGAGGCTACGTTTATGTTGTTATGTTAAACTCATAGTCTTCAGGAAAGAAAAACGCTTGAGAGATtagattaaaaaaatatttttaaaaggcAAGCTTTTCGTTTCCCAAGAGGGAGAATTTAAGAATTCTGTTTCCAAAAAGTATGAACTTTGTCCATTCAGGGAGTCAGTTAGAATGGCTGCTTAGTAGAGAGGGAAATATCAGGTTTTCTTCCCCATTTCCACAACTTTAAAACCACTTGACTTGTTTGGAGAATTAGAGTCGGTGCTTATTCACTTATCCTGTCTCCCATGGTGGAGAGGCAATGTGGTTATTCCCTCATTTGTTAAACCCTCATCCAGAAATGAAAGTGCTGGTGGTGTGAAATCCAATTGAgcgactctctcgctctctctgtctcgctctctctctctcccccttcctccctccccacaccACCTCCAGTGTTTGCCATGGCTGCTCTGGGGAAATGTCTCGTGGCGGGATATTAAAACTCCATCCATACTGTGGGAAAAGTGTCAGCTCGTACTGATTCTGTCAGGCTTGTGTGCGTTTGGGATTTTTATCTCATAAGTGCACACTTGACAGCTTTATCCACTGCAGCAACATTGGGGAGCAAAGGCCTCAACTCAATTAAGTCCTCCTTTAATCAATGGAAGGCTCTGTTTGAGATGGCACTTAGCAACAGCCATAGAGAACATCTAAATTGGATCAGATAGGTACCTTCTGAGGTACTGTGCCGTACTCTCACCTCATCGGCATAATGAACCAAATATGAGAGGTGGAATAGTAGATGGGTAATTCAATGTTTAATGGCTTTCAGTTTGATGAGTCTGGTTTTCTATTAAACTTAGTTTACTCAGGTGATTTGATGGCTCTGTAACCCCTAgacttttttaaatttattttttacatagatTGGCCACAGACTTTAATGCAGCACACTTATTTTATGAGAATCATTGTGTGCCTGTTTACACTCTGCCAAGACCAATTGTTCCAGATCCCACATCGGACTAAAAACCCCttcttatatatttatttattttttaaatcacgcTCATTCCTTTAACGTTTTGACGTGTTTGGTGATGCCATGTTGTGATAGCACAACACGGCACCACCAAGTCAATATGGAGCGTGCCAGTGGACGTTATGCTGCTATTTATTCATGCTGGGCAGCAGGCAGACATCATGGTCAGATTTAGCCGGCCTCTCCGTTGCTCTATTACAAGAAGATCTCCCACTGATTATGTTGTGTGCAGTGAGTGGGTAGACTCTCCCTTCCCACTCTGTGACTTATTATTGTGTGGATGGAAGGAAAAcatacacacatgaacacacatgcttgtgcaaacacacatgcacaatccagcTCGCATGGACACCCACAGACGCACacgcacaaccacacacacacgcacagtgtgtgtgcgtgtgtctatgtgtgtgagtgagtgagtgcatggGTGCTAAGGTgcggagagtcagtgcaggtggtcagtgcagctcaagtgttcagcagtctgatgtgtTGCAGATataaactgtctctgagcctgttgatATCAGACCTTGTGTTCCGATACCGTCTGTTTGGCggtaagggagtgaacagctcgtggctgggCTGTGTGTGGGGTTCTTGATGATGCTGCAGGTCTTTCTCAGACACCTTTtcaagtagatgtcctggatgggtgggaaCATGGCCAAAGGGAAGACAGTTTGTTTTCCCAAGAGTTGGTGGACTTCACTTCTTATTAGTAAACCGAACCTAAAGGGATTCACAATACATTTTTTCAATGTAAATCGCAATGTGACATTGTCTAAACCCCCCCCCCCGCAAaaaattttttttattattatttgtgttaTGCCATTTCCATAAATGTGAGAATGGCTACATCTTATTCTTAAAAGCTCACGTCTGCCCAAGCTAATTGCCATGCTTTCAAACATGTCTTTTTTTGTGGGAAGAGTAATAGCAGGAGGAAGGGCATCAATTGGCCTACTTTTGAATAAGGAACAATTAAGTTTGTGACTAAACTATTTTgaattccttccttccttctctctctctctatctatctctctagaTATGAAATTAGGGATACCCACCTGGTGGAGGACAGTGTTCTGGAGGCCCTGAAGGACAAAGCTGACTTCCACAACTTCAAGCCCCGCCCATTCAACATGCGCGAGTTCTATGACCGCACAGGACATGACATCAAGGACATGTTGCTGGCGTGTCACTTCCGAGGGGCCGAGTGCAGAGCCGAGGACTTCCAAGTGGTAAGTTACCCGAGGGCCTTGGATCATCTTTCAAGACAATCGTTGTGTTTATGTACCAAagacacaaaaaaacaacagcaaCTACTACTAATGCTCTCAAAAGCGGTATGACACAGTATGTGCATCTCTGCTCTGCTTCCTGAGTCTGTTTGTAGTACATCTGACTGCAACTCAAAGTCAAAATTGACCTATATCACAATATATTTCTCTTCATATCTAATTTAATGCTGTAATGAGCGTGGTGGCTCTACTGTGCTCCACTGTGCTGTTTGACTCAACCAGGCAGGAATGCCCTCTTGTGATCACCCACCATGCCCACAGCTGATGTTTGAGAGCTTTGGCAACAAACAGAATCCCTTTTCGTAATGTGTTTGTTAATCTATTCAGACACTGTTTGTAGTGTAATCCCTCAAACTCAGGTTGGAAGCTAGTCTTTTATCTTTCATTATTTGGGATTTTCCCCCCCCCCCGTCAAAACAAGAGAGAGGCTGGCGCGGCATGCTGCGTGGAGCTATCCTCAGAGACTTGGTGTTCAAAGCTGCATGTGGGAAGTAGATGTGGAATATGCGGTAGAGATGGGATGAAAGATTCATGTTTAAGGGAGACTGTGGGATACTGTATGTAATGGACGACATATGTGGCTGGCACTGTAAACGTTTGTTTTGTAATTTACTGCAGCTAGCTGATGCAACTTCATCATAGGGTCGCTGGTGGACTTAGCATTAGGCAGAAGAGGCCATTTCCTTAGGCCTCCCATTATCAAGGGGTCTCGTGAGCTGGgcatatacaaatatacagtggcaagaaaaagtgaATGTGAACCTTTTGGAAAtgcctggatttctgcataaaattGGTCATAAAAGATGATCTGATCTTCagctaggtcacaacaatagacaaacacagtcttcTTAAActgataacacacaaacaattacacattttcatgtctttgttgaacacaccgtgtacacattcacagtgcagggtgggaaaagtatgtgaacccttgtaataactggttgaccctcctttgacaggaataacctcaaccaaacctcaaccaaacgttttttcagcaacagtgctgaactttctc contains:
- the LOC135504617 gene encoding SPRY domain-containing protein 4-like codes for the protein MAMPLGLGQYCRLAGRVMGALSRRQTRGTLLPAIRWYITQTAGNNVQFKLDDRTAHSSLDLFKKDTGVIYRILGLDPSHVQQNPERFRDWAVVFGDGRITGGRHYWEVTVKKSSEFRLGVAEAAMSRDDCVGTNRSSWVFGYVQRKWFAMTTNQRVPVPLVGKPDRVGILLDYEAGLIGLVDIPKAKVIHSMRVTFRGPLCPAFGLWDGELLTHSGLEEPEGLK